The region gtgcagagtctcaggagagaggaggaggtagaggaggaaACACTGACGTTTTAGCGTGACATTACTGACATGAAGACGACCCAGTTTTTAATCGCTCCTCGTGTTCCTCCCGTCAGGCGTGCGCTTCATCacggaggagctgctgctgaggctgaCGGgctgtccgtctctgtctctggtcCGGTCCCTGAATCTGTCCTCAGCTGGAGACAAACGGATCAAGGTCAGAAGAAACTCGCACTACgggaaacacagaaagaaatcCGGCTGTTATCACTGATGACATTACTGCTGCTGCCACCACTCAAATTACATTTACTCGATTACTTTGCAATGACTGAGGTACTTTCTGTGAGGGAGGCCGGCTGGAGTCAGGTcattttggacagtttttggtAGATTACCAGAAGAAAACCACCTTAAACTCTGAAGACTGCCGAGTCTTACGTTTAGTTGTTATGGATctctgcagtggtggaatgtaactaagtacatttactcgagtACTGCAGTTAAGTACAGTTTtaaggtatttgtactttactgtGAGTattcacagtgtattttagacttattgtaggagctgagctgcaaattcactgattacactcaaatacataatctggactacatttaggacacatgcatcaacacacacacagttatcacaacaggaagaagaaaagagactaaaatgagacagtCACTCAGGGGttaaatcagtgtgtgtgtgtgtgtgtatgtatgtgtgtgtgtgtcagttcaTCGAGAACCTTCACGGCTGTCAGCGGCTGCAGGTTTTAAACTTGAACAACAACTTGATCCGGAGGATGGAGAGACTGAACGCTCTGACTCAGCtga is a window of Plectropomus leopardus isolate mb unplaced genomic scaffold, YSFRI_Pleo_2.0 unplaced_scaffold28225, whole genome shotgun sequence DNA encoding:
- the LOC121938020 gene encoding centriolin-like; protein product: MEEQREAGGGAESQERGGGVRFITEELLLRLTGCPSLSLVRSLNLSSAGDKRIKFIENLHGCQRLQVLNLNNNLIRRMERLNALTQLRELQLSHNNI